One part of the Phycisphaeraceae bacterium genome encodes these proteins:
- a CDS encoding prepilin-type N-terminal cleavage/methylation domain-containing protein, which produces MLGRSRFPMCSRRARRGARRRGFTLIETALATIIIGVGVVAVVEAQVAFSQVNQWSSHSATATMLANEIRQLTINMPRHDPITGLYINSGTLVGWGREANETSVTDLDDIDDFSGVSFGATGTFSGPVDATGNVIPEISAGGQVVMNNGSVVPIEGWTQSVTVEKVRHFRFDEVLANGYYEPAVGTTPGTSVDGFPLRVTVRVFYQAPGSTTPMEVGKVRWVVPADRRYSEIPATGASPE; this is translated from the coding sequence ATGCTTGGTCGATCCCGGTTTCCAATGTGCTCCCGGCGTGCGCGTCGCGGCGCGAGGCGTCGGGGATTCACGCTGATAGAGACGGCGCTTGCAACGATCATCATTGGTGTCGGTGTCGTAGCCGTTGTTGAAGCGCAGGTCGCGTTTTCTCAGGTGAATCAATGGTCGAGCCATTCAGCTACCGCAACGATGCTTGCAAACGAGATACGCCAACTCACAATCAATATGCCGCGACATGATCCGATTACCGGGTTGTATATCAATAGCGGCACGCTCGTTGGATGGGGACGGGAAGCGAATGAAACATCCGTCACTGATCTTGACGATATCGATGATTTCTCAGGTGTTTCGTTTGGTGCTACCGGCACATTCTCGGGGCCGGTTGATGCAACAGGAAATGTGATTCCAGAAATCAGTGCAGGCGGACAGGTTGTCATGAACAACGGTTCCGTTGTGCCAATTGAAGGATGGACACAGTCAGTCACAGTTGAGAAAGTGCGACATTTCCGGTTTGATGAGGTTCTGGCAAATGGATACTACGAACCGGCTGTCGGCACTACACCGGGAACATCCGTTGATGGGTTCCCACTGCGTGTGACCGTCAGGGTGTTTTATCAGGCACCGGGATCGACAACGCCAATGGAAGTAGGAAAGGTGCGATGGGTAGTGCCAGCTGATCGCAGGTATTCTGAGATACCTGCGACTGGTGCATCGCCCGAGTAA
- a CDS encoding prepilin-type N-terminal cleavage/methylation domain-containing protein, which translates to MSTHRRKHQVVRRAFSVVEMLVAIAISGALLAASTVALDTCFKSYQVTTDSASSHVVSRIVMHRITSLIRTGTDFGPYPTNPLDPTQNPVISDSIEFVAENDGAGNMTVVRIEQVEDDTSTNGTDMLQLTIMPFVSGVAQTPIVQPILRGVQDATFILDYDVGPRLKKATVDITVEPNDYQDGSITSGLTANVIRFVASAYPKKIDLSN; encoded by the coding sequence ATGAGTACACATCGCCGCAAACATCAGGTTGTGCGTCGTGCGTTCAGTGTGGTTGAGATGCTGGTTGCAATTGCAATCAGTGGCGCATTGCTGGCAGCATCGACTGTTGCGCTTGATACCTGTTTTAAGAGTTATCAGGTGACAACAGACTCGGCATCATCGCATGTTGTTTCTCGTATCGTTATGCATCGAATCACTTCACTGATTCGCACTGGGACCGACTTTGGGCCGTACCCAACCAATCCGCTCGACCCGACGCAGAATCCTGTCATTAGTGATTCCATTGAGTTCGTCGCCGAAAATGACGGCGCTGGCAACATGACGGTGGTTCGAATTGAGCAGGTCGAGGACGACACCAGCACCAACGGCACGGACATGCTTCAGCTGACAATTATGCCGTTTGTTTCCGGAGTCGCGCAGACCCCAATCGTTCAGCCGATCCTTCGCGGGGTGCAGGATGCGACTTTCATTCTCGATTACGATGTAGGGCCGCGCCTGAAGAAGGCCACAGTCGATATCACCGTCGAGCCGAATGATTATCAGGATGGTTCTATCACCAGTGGCCTGACTGCGAATGTTATTCGGTTTGTGGCTTCGGCGTATCCGAAGAAGATCGATCTGAGCAACTGA
- a CDS encoding TatD family hydrolase, which produces MIDTHCHLTFPEFSSRVDEVLSVANEHVVTGMISISTTTVDCVNALEIAKQHERVWCTAGVHPLYSDEGPHNWEQMRTVGMHEKCVGWGELGLDNHYDEPLRDIQHTVLHEQLAHIESWKNDTSCPLDLPIVIHCRKAFNDLIPILRSSLLAADKFVFHCFTGSPEDVRRVLDFGASVSFTGVVTYKNAREVAEAAKLVPSDRIMVETDAPFLSPEPKRGVRPCEPWMTSLTARFLAEIRGQDFDSFHDQINRNTHNFFGIPAA; this is translated from the coding sequence GTGATCGATACACACTGCCATCTCACATTCCCCGAGTTCTCGTCACGAGTCGATGAGGTTCTATCCGTCGCGAATGAGCACGTTGTGACAGGCATGATCTCTATCTCAACGACCACCGTTGATTGCGTCAACGCACTTGAGATCGCAAAACAGCACGAGCGAGTCTGGTGTACAGCGGGTGTGCATCCGCTTTATAGCGACGAGGGACCGCACAACTGGGAACAAATGCGAACTGTCGGAATGCATGAGAAGTGTGTCGGATGGGGTGAACTTGGGCTTGACAATCATTATGACGAGCCACTGAGAGACATACAGCACACCGTTCTGCATGAGCAGTTGGCGCATATCGAGTCATGGAAGAACGATACATCATGCCCACTCGATTTGCCGATCGTGATCCATTGTCGAAAAGCCTTCAACGACCTGATCCCAATCCTCAGGAGCAGTTTGCTTGCTGCGGACAAGTTTGTGTTCCATTGCTTTACTGGATCACCCGAGGATGTGCGCAGAGTTCTGGACTTTGGTGCATCAGTGTCATTTACCGGCGTTGTGACGTACAAGAATGCACGCGAAGTAGCTGAAGCTGCGAAGCTTGTGCCGAGCGATCGAATCATGGTCGAGACAGATGCGCCATTTCTCTCTCCCGAGCCAAAGCGGGGTGTGCGCCCGTGTGAGCCGTGGATGACCTCGTTGACTGCGCGATTTCTTGCAGAGATTCGTGGGCAGGACTTTGATTCATTTCATGATCAGATCAATAGAAACACACACAACTTCTTTGGAATACCAGCCGCATGA
- the lgt gene encoding prolipoprotein diacylglyceryl transferase → MNTITVTLADWVHNLDPVILPISGRLAVRWYGLSYALGFFVAWLFMRWLSKRGACAVPAARTADAILLTAIITVVGGRLGYVLFYQPGLLNDFSSSFPFWGVFDTTQGGMASHGGIIGAIVGAWLVSRGWKVSDNEGNISRAGACPLRHVLDTFALLCPFGLFFGRLANFVNGELLGRVVAGPGESAPWWAVRFPQEFSERFKELSEDQQVAMLQFGQQFAQGNESPGIGYERAVSMLHEGVPGMAEKFAQILNARHPSQLYQALAEGVVLATVLWIIARKPRLPGIIGCWFMITYGVLRVVTEFWRLPDSHLVTQRIAGLSRGQWLSVLMVGIGIAFLLRWRHSGEPKMGGWAYSRADTTPNEAITTP, encoded by the coding sequence ATGAACACAATCACGGTGACGCTGGCGGACTGGGTCCACAATCTGGACCCTGTGATCTTGCCGATCTCTGGCAGGCTTGCTGTGCGCTGGTACGGTCTGTCGTATGCGCTCGGGTTCTTTGTTGCGTGGCTCTTCATGCGATGGCTTTCAAAGCGCGGCGCATGCGCAGTGCCTGCTGCGAGGACTGCGGATGCGATCCTGCTTACAGCAATTATCACAGTTGTGGGTGGGCGCCTTGGATACGTGCTCTTTTACCAGCCGGGGCTTCTCAATGACTTCTCGTCCAGTTTTCCGTTCTGGGGCGTGTTTGACACAACGCAGGGTGGTATGGCGAGCCACGGAGGCATCATCGGCGCGATTGTGGGTGCGTGGCTGGTATCGAGAGGGTGGAAGGTTTCGGACAATGAAGGCAATATTTCACGAGCTGGCGCGTGTCCTCTCAGGCATGTGCTCGACACGTTTGCGCTGCTGTGTCCGTTTGGATTGTTTTTCGGCAGACTTGCGAACTTTGTGAATGGCGAACTTCTGGGTAGGGTTGTTGCTGGCCCAGGGGAGTCCGCACCGTGGTGGGCGGTTCGGTTTCCGCAGGAGTTTTCTGAACGGTTCAAGGAACTGAGCGAAGACCAGCAGGTCGCAATGCTCCAGTTTGGTCAGCAGTTTGCGCAGGGGAACGAGTCACCCGGCATCGGGTATGAGCGTGCAGTCTCGATGTTGCACGAGGGTGTACCAGGCATGGCCGAGAAGTTCGCACAGATTCTCAACGCAAGACATCCTTCACAGTTATACCAAGCCTTGGCTGAAGGGGTTGTGCTGGCAACTGTGTTATGGATCATTGCCAGAAAGCCACGACTCCCTGGCATCATCGGCTGCTGGTTTATGATCACGTATGGCGTGCTGCGTGTTGTGACAGAGTTCTGGCGGCTTCCTGATTCTCATCTTGTAACGCAGCGCATCGCGGGCTTGAGTCGTGGACAGTGGCTGAGTGTTCTAATGGTGGGCATAGGCATTGCGTTTCTGCTTCGCTGGCGTCATAGCGGCGAACCAAAGATGGGTGGCTGGGCGTATTCCCGTGCAGACACGACTCCAAATGAGGCGATAACTACCCCATGA
- a CDS encoding DedA family protein, with translation MHRRLYDWMVSFAEHPKATLVLFWLSFAESSFFPIPPDVLLLPMALGNRAKAFWYALVTTVGSVLGALLGYAIGVFGIELAIRLIPKVTQEGVDELAAKFTENGDLYVFIAALTPIPFKLVTIVAGSASMNIPIFIGACIVGRGMRFFAGAGLVWLVGPKAKPLIEKYFNLACIVAGVLLAGAYFAYRALSHH, from the coding sequence CTGCATCGTCGTCTGTACGACTGGATGGTGTCATTTGCGGAGCATCCAAAGGCGACGCTTGTGCTCTTTTGGCTGAGCTTTGCAGAGTCGAGTTTCTTCCCAATTCCGCCCGACGTGCTGCTGCTTCCGATGGCGCTTGGAAATCGCGCAAAGGCGTTCTGGTACGCGCTGGTGACAACAGTGGGGAGCGTGCTCGGCGCATTGCTGGGATACGCGATCGGTGTGTTCGGGATCGAGCTTGCGATCAGACTGATCCCGAAGGTGACGCAGGAGGGTGTGGATGAACTCGCTGCGAAGTTCACCGAGAACGGCGATCTGTATGTGTTTATCGCAGCACTCACGCCGATCCCATTCAAACTGGTGACAATCGTTGCGGGCAGCGCATCGATGAACATCCCAATCTTCATTGGAGCGTGCATTGTCGGGCGCGGGATGCGTTTCTTTGCTGGCGCGGGTCTGGTTTGGCTTGTCGGGCCGAAAGCAAAGCCGTTGATCGAGAAGTATTTCAACCTGGCGTGCATCGTTGCGGGTGTGCTGCTGGCTGGTGCATACTTTGCATATCGTGCGTTGTCGCACCACTGA
- the galE gene encoding UDP-glucose 4-epimerase GalE, with translation MRVMVTGGAGYIGSHATQRLLRDGHEVTVVDNLYRGHREPIDLLANQYGDSLCFVHADTGDRQRMLSTLKERNIEAVMHFAALAYVGESVTQPLEYYRNNTSCALSLLQACEEAGVQKFVFSSTCATYGEPDESNIPIPETCPQKPINPYGMSKLHVEHMLFDAAHAMQLRNESFGFAALRYFNVAGCDRSGVLGEDHEPETHLIPVILRAMQGLRDGITIFGTDYDTPDGTCIRDYVHVEDLVDAHVHVMNALQPGDARTYNLGIGNGMSVREVIESAQRVTGLSLNITEGARREGDPPQLYANPAKIKHELGWSASITNLDDIIASAWQWFEKHPEGYKSPAHV, from the coding sequence ATGCGAGTGATGGTGACAGGTGGTGCTGGGTATATCGGGTCTCACGCGACGCAGCGGTTGCTGCGCGATGGGCACGAGGTCACTGTTGTTGACAACCTGTATCGAGGGCATCGTGAGCCGATCGATCTGCTCGCGAATCAGTACGGAGACTCACTGTGCTTCGTTCATGCTGACACCGGAGACCGTCAGCGGATGCTGAGCACGCTGAAAGAACGCAACATCGAAGCAGTGATGCACTTTGCTGCGCTCGCGTATGTCGGCGAGAGCGTGACACAGCCGCTGGAGTACTACCGCAACAACACGTCATGCGCGTTGTCGCTGCTGCAGGCATGCGAAGAAGCAGGTGTGCAGAAGTTTGTCTTTTCATCAACGTGCGCAACGTACGGCGAGCCGGACGAGAGCAACATCCCTATTCCAGAGACATGCCCGCAGAAACCGATCAATCCATACGGCATGTCAAAGCTGCATGTCGAGCACATGCTCTTCGATGCCGCGCATGCGATGCAACTGCGAAATGAATCGTTCGGGTTTGCTGCGCTGCGTTACTTCAATGTTGCGGGATGTGATCGGTCGGGCGTGCTCGGCGAGGACCACGAACCCGAAACACATCTGATCCCGGTCATCCTGCGCGCGATGCAGGGACTGCGCGATGGGATCACGATCTTCGGCACAGACTACGACACGCCGGACGGCACATGCATCCGCGATTATGTCCACGTCGAGGATCTGGTTGATGCGCACGTCCATGTGATGAACGCGCTGCAGCCTGGCGATGCTCGTACGTACAACCTTGGCATCGGGAACGGCATGTCTGTCCGTGAGGTGATTGAGTCGGCACAGCGCGTGACCGGGCTTTCCCTGAATATCACCGAGGGCGCGAGGCGTGAGGGTGATCCGCCGCAGCTTTATGCGAATCCGGCGAAGATCAAGCACGAGCTTGGATGGTCGGCATCGATCACGAACCTCGATGACATTATTGCATCCGCGTGGCAGTGGTTTGAGAAGCATCCCGAGGGTTACAAATCGCCCGCGCATGTCTAA
- a CDS encoding aminopeptidase: MHDPRLDKLADVLVGYATKVKPGQIVNIVSDPVAMPLIQATYKRVLESGAHPVWSPRAQDLDELMVAHGNTDQLGFVSPLDMHRIETVDVVISFWAENNTRYLTQYDHTKLTAMQASRKAFLKRFMQREAEGSLTIVGTQYPTQASAQDAEMSLIQYEDFVYRAGLLHLDDPAAAWTKIEQRQQAVCDFLNSKSEVRFRAPASHGHDGTDLTVGVVGSTWINCEGTGNFPDGEVFAGPKNANGHVNFTYPAVYRGTEVEGVRLVFKDGRVIDASAKKNEAFLIAQLDQDQGARNMGEIAIGTNYSIQRFTRNTLFDEKIGGTFHMAVGAGYPESGNTNESALHWDMVCDLRKDAGGGTIEADGEVFFRDGRFLNAAWPNPA, translated from the coding sequence ATGCACGATCCTCGACTCGATAAACTCGCGGATGTTCTTGTTGGGTACGCAACAAAGGTCAAGCCGGGCCAGATTGTCAACATTGTTTCGGATCCGGTTGCGATGCCATTGATCCAGGCAACGTACAAACGCGTGCTTGAATCGGGCGCACATCCCGTATGGTCACCACGAGCGCAGGATCTCGACGAGTTGATGGTTGCACACGGAAACACGGACCAACTCGGATTTGTCTCGCCACTGGACATGCACCGCATTGAGACAGTGGATGTCGTGATCTCATTCTGGGCAGAGAACAACACGCGATATCTCACGCAGTACGACCACACAAAGCTCACCGCGATGCAGGCCAGCCGCAAGGCGTTCCTGAAGCGGTTCATGCAGCGCGAGGCCGAGGGATCACTGACCATCGTTGGCACACAATACCCAACACAGGCGAGCGCGCAGGATGCCGAGATGAGTCTGATACAGTACGAAGACTTTGTCTATCGCGCAGGATTGCTTCATCTTGACGATCCGGCTGCAGCATGGACAAAGATCGAGCAGCGTCAGCAGGCGGTGTGTGATTTTCTGAACTCAAAGTCCGAGGTTCGTTTTCGTGCGCCAGCAAGCCACGGACACGACGGAACTGATCTCACAGTTGGTGTCGTTGGCTCGACATGGATCAACTGCGAAGGCACCGGCAACTTTCCGGATGGCGAGGTGTTTGCTGGACCAAAAAACGCGAACGGGCACGTCAACTTCACGTACCCCGCTGTGTATCGGGGCACGGAAGTCGAGGGTGTTCGGCTGGTTTTCAAGGATGGACGTGTCATTGACGCGAGCGCAAAGAAGAACGAAGCGTTCCTCATTGCCCAGCTCGATCAGGATCAGGGCGCACGCAACATGGGCGAGATCGCTATCGGCACAAACTACTCGATCCAGCGGTTCACGCGCAACACATTGTTCGACGAAAAAATCGGCGGCACATTCCATATGGCGGTCGGCGCTGGATACCCAGAGTCCGGCAACACCAACGAGAGCGCGTTGCACTGGGACATGGTCTGCGATCTGCGCAAGGACGCGGGCGGCGGCACCATTGAGGCTGACGGCGAGGTGTTCTTCAGAGACGGCCGATTCCTGAATGCGGCGTGGCCGAACCCCGCGTAA
- the lipB gene encoding lipoyl(octanoyl) transferase LipB — protein sequence MTTHAQQTMPDVIDLGRMPYADAYEIQQQHHARILENRGTPDASVGTILLVEHDPVITVSKRPSAQNNLVASSQLLQQMGVDVQSTDRGGDITYHGPGQIVAYPIIDLNAIGVNLHEYMRRLEEAVIRTCAHWGISGERDPTATGVWVRQLHGSDQRAKIAAMGVRVRRWITMHGLSLNVETNLQHFDLIVPCGLIGRPVTSMQQLLDTRMPSMEDVKAELSHHLVSLLSTGTTP from the coding sequence ATGACGACACACGCCCAGCAGACAATGCCCGATGTCATCGATCTTGGACGAATGCCATACGCAGACGCCTACGAGATTCAACAGCAGCACCACGCGCGCATACTTGAGAACCGAGGCACACCTGATGCGTCGGTCGGCACAATCCTGCTGGTTGAGCACGATCCTGTCATCACCGTCTCGAAGCGTCCGAGCGCACAGAACAACCTCGTCGCATCATCGCAGCTCCTGCAGCAGATGGGTGTGGATGTCCAGTCGACTGATCGCGGCGGCGACATCACGTACCACGGCCCCGGCCAAATCGTCGCATATCCAATCATCGATCTGAACGCGATCGGCGTGAACCTACACGAGTACATGCGAAGACTCGAAGAGGCGGTCATCCGCACGTGCGCGCACTGGGGAATCTCAGGCGAGCGCGATCCAACCGCGACGGGCGTCTGGGTTCGTCAATTGCATGGATCAGACCAACGTGCCAAGATTGCTGCGATGGGTGTGCGTGTCAGGCGATGGATCACGATGCACGGCTTGTCGCTGAATGTCGAGACGAACCTACAGCACTTTGATCTGATCGTACCATGTGGACTCATCGGCAGACCCGTCACGAGCATGCAGCAACTCCTCGACACCCGCATGCCATCAATGGAAGATGTCAAAGCAGAACTTTCACACCACCTCGTCTCACTGCTGTCGACTGGCACCACACCCTGA
- a CDS encoding type I 3-dehydroquinate dehydratase, with translation MTTQICVAIFVHDLSQAHADAVRAAEFGADIVEYRIDGCIGTFHSDADLQASIELMERLVRESPLPCIITCRIDDEGGMYEGNEMDRISLLEHLGTSDTSPAYIDVELRSFSHSANIKQKIELAVDHPNQARSVSTRLILSTHDFRERPANLQRQLLAMVDAQSCAVAKFAYTARSLRDAIDVLDLVRTTPKPTIGIAMGGFGEITRILAPKFGAFLSFASLPSTNETAPGQLNVSAMIDTYRFRSIKSTTKIYGIIGWPVAHSKSPHVHNAGFSVINHDGVYVPLPIAPGENEQDSDLLFKATMLDLINDPNLDLCGLSVTIPHKQRLVQLATEQGWDVDDATKAIGAANTVNIERSGTTASRIALSNTDAPAARRCLESELGPLTGKQILIIGAGGVARGIVWACCNAGADVHINARRSSQATLLGEELDCTAVATENIRNHAWDAIVNCTPVGMQGGPDPAGIPIDPAHIESAEPVVFDTIYAPIETPLIRHARERGLRTITGDAMFIEQAKLQFAIWTGTRPPDDVFETAFTASLQGGTA, from the coding sequence GTGACGACACAGATCTGCGTTGCCATCTTCGTGCACGATCTTTCGCAGGCCCACGCCGATGCTGTGCGTGCTGCCGAGTTCGGCGCAGACATTGTCGAATACCGCATCGACGGATGTATCGGCACGTTTCATTCCGATGCTGATCTTCAAGCATCGATCGAACTGATGGAGCGCCTCGTGCGGGAATCGCCTCTGCCGTGCATCATCACGTGCCGAATCGACGACGAGGGAGGTATGTACGAGGGCAACGAGATGGACCGCATCTCGCTGCTCGAACACCTTGGTACATCGGACACGTCGCCAGCATACATTGATGTTGAGCTCCGATCGTTTTCGCACTCTGCCAATATCAAACAGAAGATCGAACTCGCGGTCGATCATCCAAACCAGGCGAGATCCGTCTCCACACGTCTGATCCTCTCTACCCACGACTTCCGTGAGCGGCCGGCGAATCTCCAGCGACAACTGCTTGCGATGGTTGACGCGCAATCATGCGCAGTCGCGAAGTTTGCTTATACAGCGCGCTCGCTCCGGGATGCTATTGATGTGCTCGATCTTGTCCGGACAACTCCAAAGCCGACCATCGGGATCGCGATGGGCGGTTTCGGCGAGATCACGCGCATCCTCGCGCCGAAGTTCGGCGCGTTTCTCAGTTTTGCGAGCTTACCAAGTACCAACGAGACTGCGCCCGGACAGCTCAACGTCTCCGCAATGATTGATACCTACCGATTCCGATCGATCAAATCAACAACAAAGATCTACGGCATTATTGGCTGGCCAGTCGCACACTCAAAGTCGCCACACGTTCACAACGCCGGTTTTTCCGTGATCAACCACGACGGCGTGTATGTGCCGTTACCCATTGCGCCGGGCGAGAACGAGCAGGACAGCGATCTCTTGTTCAAAGCAACAATGCTCGATCTGATCAACGATCCTAATCTCGATCTGTGTGGATTGAGTGTCACCATCCCGCACAAGCAGCGACTCGTCCAGCTTGCAACAGAGCAAGGCTGGGATGTCGATGATGCTACAAAGGCAATCGGCGCAGCAAACACTGTGAATATCGAGCGATCTGGCACGACAGCGTCCCGGATCGCGCTCAGCAACACGGACGCGCCTGCTGCGAGACGTTGTCTGGAATCAGAACTGGGACCACTCACTGGGAAGCAGATTCTAATCATTGGAGCCGGAGGTGTAGCGCGTGGTATCGTGTGGGCATGCTGCAATGCAGGTGCTGATGTGCACATCAACGCTCGTCGATCATCACAGGCAACGTTGCTCGGAGAAGAACTCGATTGCACTGCGGTCGCAACAGAGAATATCCGCAATCACGCATGGGATGCAATCGTCAACTGCACGCCAGTGGGAATGCAAGGCGGCCCTGATCCAGCAGGAATACCGATCGATCCTGCACACATCGAATCAGCAGAGCCTGTCGTGTTTGATACGATCTATGCACCGATCGAAACGCCATTGATCCGTCACGCGCGTGAGCGCGGTTTGCGGACAATCACCGGAGATGCCATGTTCATTGAGCAGGCGAAACTCCAGTTCGCCATCTGGACCGGCACGCGCCCGCCGGATGACGTGTTCGAGACTGCATTTACTGCATCACTGCAGGGTGGTACCGCATGA
- a CDS encoding HAD-IIIA family hydrolase has protein sequence MNNGAGQSCVCAVFLDRDDTLIANNSLPPVPGQAPGDLCDPSRVELLPGAREACHQLARAGFRLIMFSNQGVVARGGGTEQDVVRTNERVIELLEEGWDGDQLLIAGVYFCPFHPNGTVEPYNVEHPWRKPSPGMLLAAAEDHGIDLARSWVIGDADRDMEAGMNAGIPREQYIRIGADVNKAILDAAREVIAHQSCQSGT, from the coding sequence GTGAATAATGGAGCTGGCCAATCCTGTGTTTGTGCGGTTTTTCTCGATCGGGACGACACGCTCATCGCAAATAACTCCCTGCCCCCGGTGCCTGGACAAGCCCCGGGCGATCTGTGCGATCCATCGCGTGTTGAACTTCTCCCCGGTGCGCGCGAAGCATGCCATCAGCTTGCACGTGCCGGGTTCAGGCTGATCATGTTCTCGAATCAGGGTGTTGTTGCGCGCGGTGGCGGTACAGAGCAGGACGTTGTGCGCACCAACGAACGCGTCATCGAACTTCTTGAGGAAGGATGGGATGGCGACCAACTCCTGATCGCGGGTGTGTACTTCTGTCCATTCCATCCGAATGGCACTGTCGAGCCTTACAACGTCGAGCACCCATGGCGCAAGCCATCACCCGGGATGTTGCTTGCAGCTGCGGAGGATCACGGTATTGATCTTGCCCGGTCCTGGGTGATTGGCGATGCTGATCGCGATATGGAGGCTGGCATGAATGCGGGTATCCCACGAGAGCAGTACATTCGGATTGGCGCCGATGTAAACAAAGCGATTCTTGATGCTGCCCGCGAGGTGATTGCTCACCAGTCCTGCCAGTCCGGCACATAG
- a CDS encoding DUF1559 domain-containing protein, which translates to MNRRIYTTLHAFTLVELLVSIAIIALLMGLLVPTLAHARDAARSAKCMSNQRQLMLGWHAYANDYHDRAMPLAYTETKLIGTGDRIYWWGSDGNVSGHVDHTQGFISQYIGGHHELHDGDVCQCPCQSSDSYVRQGPTGEITSTYGYNGYYLSPRYTPGWSYSIGHRPWQTIGSVRQPSNVLVFADTLLPSVIASQPPSNNALLDPPMLYSNGTWTENQSPTTAFRHAAKSSMGVAEGAVADGSVRSFRAQPDWLTHPKQRIGSVGTDPGPHYVPDWQDW; encoded by the coding sequence GTGAACCGAAGGATTTATACAACATTGCATGCGTTCACACTGGTCGAGTTGCTGGTTTCGATTGCGATCATTGCGCTGTTGATGGGGCTGCTCGTGCCAACGCTCGCACACGCGCGCGATGCTGCAAGGTCTGCAAAGTGCATGTCGAACCAGCGACAACTCATGCTCGGCTGGCATGCTTATGCGAACGATTACCACGATCGCGCCATGCCGCTCGCGTACACCGAGACAAAGCTCATTGGCACCGGTGATCGTATCTACTGGTGGGGAAGCGACGGGAACGTCTCAGGACACGTCGATCACACGCAAGGATTCATCTCGCAGTACATTGGCGGCCATCACGAGTTGCACGATGGTGACGTGTGCCAGTGTCCGTGTCAATCGAGTGATTCATACGTCCGACAGGGACCAACGGGCGAAATCACAAGCACATACGGGTACAACGGGTACTACCTGTCGCCGAGATACACGCCGGGATGGAGTTATTCCATCGGGCATCGTCCGTGGCAAACCATCGGCTCGGTGCGTCAGCCATCGAATGTACTCGTATTTGCAGACACACTGCTCCCGAGCGTAATCGCATCGCAACCGCCATCGAACAACGCGCTGCTCGATCCGCCGATGTTGTATTCCAATGGCACTTGGACGGAGAACCAATCCCCCACCACCGCGTTCCGCCATGCTGCAAAGTCATCGATGGGTGTCGCTGAGGGTGCGGTTGCCGATGGGAGTGTGCGTTCGTTTCGAGCACAACCAGACTGGCTGACGCATCCGAAGCAACGCATCGGTTCGGTTGGAACAGATCCCGGACCGCACTATGTGCCGGACTGGCAGGACTGGTGA